One Leopardus geoffroyi isolate Oge1 chromosome E1, O.geoffroyi_Oge1_pat1.0, whole genome shotgun sequence genomic window, ATCCTACTCATAAACGTTTCTGAGCTTATCATTTTAAATGTCCTTAAacgttacttatttttttgatcgtgcaagcaagggaggggcagagagagaatgtgaagtgggctctgagctgtcagcacagagcctgatgcgggctcaaactcacaaagtccaagatcatgacctgagccaaagttggacgctcaaccgaccgagccacccaggtgcccctaatcttgTCATTTTAGTCGTATGTTTCTTCCTGGCTTTTCAGGCACAAAGCTCTGGGTTCTTTCCCCCGTCTCCTCTCCCCAAAAATGAGGCCCCTCTCATTTTATGGGTGAACACAGCAAACGTGAGCCATGAACATTCAGCACACTTAAAACAGACATTCAGTGCCCCCCACGTCCAAATACCTAATGAGATCATCCGGTCTCCTCAGTGTGCCCTAGCCCCACCCTCACCTGGTGACCCCGGATGGTGCGCAGGGAGAACATGCCAGTCTCCCCCTCATCTGCAATAGAAACCCCAGGAAGGTCCATCTTCAGCTCCACACGCTCCCGCTGTTTTCTCTGCTCACGCAGcagcttctttttcttcctgagggGACGGACAACTGAGGAATCCTGCCTGCCCAGCTCTAAAGGTTCCCCATCTGTGCCTtcaccccctcctccagcttcACACACGGAGGCGCCCCGCAGCGGGGCTCCCCAAacgcctccccactcccctctacCTCTTTAATTCCGCCACCTCCTGGGCCTTCATCTCCGCCAGGGTCCGGTCGAGttgctcctcctcttcttcctccttcgaGGGCTGCTGCACAGTCCCAGCTGTTGACTCTTCAtcagcctcctcctcttcctctcccgaGCTGAGACTGACCACGGGGTCCAAGCACTTTACTTATTTTCTCGACACACTTCCCCACCAACTTTGCTTATTTTCTCAACACGCTTCCCCACCAACACACAGTCAACACCTACCCTGGTCTAATTCCCTCCTCACCTGATGTCCATTGCCTTCGCCTGCTCTTTCAGCTTCTTGGCCACGTGCCGCCGAAGCTTCGTTCTCCAGTTCAGTAGGGACCTGCCCCAGAAATACCGTTACTGACCCTGCCGTTTCCCTCTTTGTCCCTGCCCCCTTTTTAGCCCTGCCCTCCCAATCTCTAGCACAGCACCATCCTGTTCCCAGAAATCCGATGCTAGCTGAATTCCTCAAATGATGCCTTGAGGAAGAAACCGCTGCTGCATCTTCAAAGGCCTTTCCCTGCCTTTGGGGCTCCTGGCACCTATGCCCGCCCCTGCCACACACCTAAGTTCCTTGCGCCCTAGCACTTTGATGTCCTGACAGCAGGCCCGCACATCCTCAGTGGTGGCTGGATGCTGTGCCAACTCTTCATCATCTAGCAAGATCTGTTTGGGAGTAAAGAAAGGAAGCGGGAGATTTGGGGCTCATGTTTCTGAGGCTTCCTTCCACCCTTCAAATCTCAGGACTCACTTCGCTGGCTTTGGAGAGGAAGTCAACAGGGTTGGCAGCTCGGAGAAAGTCGGTGACTGAAGTTCGGTGATAAAGGGTGAGGTCGCCCTCAGCATAGCCTTCAGCCTTagggagggaaataaagaaagttaaaaaggcCCTTCTAAGCTGTCTATAAGAACCACCAGGCCCCACCTCCCCTGAGTTCCAGAACCTGAGAGTGGTCCCATTCCCCAAACACACCTTTGGCTTCTTCTTAGTCACCAATTCGGTAACAGTCTTGGCCTGAACTTCAATCTCCTTGAAGGCAAATTTGGGGTCAAAGAATTTACTGTCAACCTTGTCAGGAGCCAGGAATCCTAAGACGATACGATATATAAGCAAGTGTGCTTTGGCAGCTAAGAAACCGAGTCACAAGAACAAAAATGCGATGCCCACCCTGGCAGACTACAAAGATCTCTGCAGATTCATGGCGGGAGGCTTGGGGCTTAGTGGCCTGGACACGGCGAAAGAGCTGCTGGAAGATCCACAGTAGGGGCTGATAGTCACGAGAGCGAAAAACCTTTGTGATAAACCAGCCACCGCGGGCCAGAAAATCACAAGCCAAACGCAGAGCCATCAGTGTCAAGTGGGCTGTGGGAAAGAGACAATTAGCTGAGGACCTCTGCAGCCTGAGAGGGCTTGCCCACCTCCACTCTCCTGTCCAGGCCCCCCACTCTTGGCACCTTGTGAATAGGCATCGTGGACCCAGCTAGCCCCAACGTTGGGGGCCCCATCATTGAGCACAACATCAACTTTCCAGGTCTTCAGCTCCTTCTTCAGGGCCTACAGAGAAGAAGAGGGACTAGAGCAACAGGAACACAGAAATGGCTATGAACGGGGTCTCTGGTCCAGTGATTTGTCTACCCAGTCACTTGCTGAATGCCCACAATGGGCCCAatcctgtgccaggcacaggagacacaatgataaaaatatataatagtaacataacaacaacaacaacaacaacacatctTCAAGGGAGTTACATTCTACTAGGAAGCCTACTGGAAAAGATTTCAATGATATCTCTGCACTTCCAATTCTAAACACCTCATTcctgattaaaataaaacctgcAGTGGAAACTAAGCATATCACGAGCCTTGTCATACAGAATGTGCAGACACTGCTCAAGGCATGTTACACAGAAAAAAGCTTGCATTCAGGGGATCTGGGTAGTGAGAAGTCAGATGTGGCTGCGTGCATGTaaaccagagagagggagagagacagagagattccTATTACCTGCCTACAGCGTTCTGTTGTGATGTCCTCCTGGAGTGTCACCACATTGGGAAGAGGCTTGATTGGAACCAGGTCCACTCCTGGAAGAAATCAGGTCAGAGAATTCCAAAAGCCTGCCTCaagcagggagaaagaaaacGGAGAACACAATCAGTATCTCACACTCCAACCCCTTTAAACCCTCAGGAGGGCCACCTGTTACTCACCCACAATGAGGCTGGATACAGGCATAAACTTAGCAGCCACCTGCAACCTATAAAAGAATAATAACGATTAAAATAATCCAAGACcgttccttttcctctcttgacAATGTGAACTCTCACCATGTGTATTAGAACCGCTATCAGGTGCATTGGCCGCAGCATGTAAAATACACGTTTCAAACCTTTTCTCTGCGACCTACGTCTACAATAGAGAAGTTTGAGGCTGATATTGTTACcgcattcctccctcccccaatgCAACTCTCAGTCATCCAAGGCCGGAAACCAAGGAACAGCCACGAAGAGCCACAGGTACCGGCTGTTACGCACCAACCCCCTGGCGCAGCACACAGGTCCAGCAAGGCTCGGGCTTTCTGCAGGAACTGAAAGCGGCGATTTAACTGGATCAGCTTGAAAGCAGACCGGGAGCGGTAACCTGGGGGCACCGACAAAACGTTAAATTCGGCGGGGCGTTTTCCCAGGAGTTCTGCGGTCTCACAACCCACCACCCCGTCTTCTAAATTCAAACTCAATATTCGGAAAGGGGCGAATCGAAAAGGTCATTCGTTCGCTCTCTCCCTTGGTGGCAACGGCGCGGGCCTTGACTCACCGGTCTCCTTCGCGAGATGATAGAACTTGTCCCTCCGGCTCTTCCCGACTTTGCCTTTCTTGCCCATGGTGGAACGGGGTGTGTGGGAGTAGTGTCACTCAATCTGGAAACAAGGTAGAAATCGAAAAGCTTCTTCCCGAAGCGCCACAGTCCACTCCGGTGCGGCAAACACCTACCCCCAGCACCTTTTTCACTACTCGGGTAGCGGCACATGTGGGCAGCACACGTACTTCCGCTTCCGCTTGCGTCGCTTGCATCCCCGGCTCCAAGTGTCCGCCATTTTGAGCGTGGCTCAAGTACTGTAAGTTGGAAGTTGGGGCCAGAGGAACAGATTACCTGAATTAAAACTGAGTTCCTAGGGAGCAAAATTTAGGAACTCTGTGGCCTCTTCATCCCTTTCCAAAGCGCCTGACCTCGCGTAGCCACCTTCCCATCATGGCCTCTGTTTTTGTAAACTTCTCGCCGCACAACCCGCCCATTGACCCGGAACTCTTCTCTGCCAGGGTTGTCGGGCCCCTAACCCCTGCTTCTGCGCCTGCGCGCCAGGGCGGCTCAGATGCCGGCGGTCTCTGcgggagagggaagatggcgctTGACGGACCGGAGCAGGTATGGCGGCTGCGGCGGCCGGGCGGGGACTGGGGGCTCGATGCGAAGAAGGCGTGATCCGAGGTGGACTGCCAGCTGGGGGCAAGAGGGTCGGGTGAGTCGGGGTTGGGCGGACCAATCCAGAGGGGGCCCTGCCTGGGACTGGATCTGCTGTGTCAGTGCCGCCCCCGGCGGGTAAGGGCCGGGAGAGGAAGACAAGACCCCGTGGAAGCcagagtgggtgaggggaagggtggGAACGGAAACCGGCCCGTCCGCGAGTCGCAGGAGGCAGGGCCCCCGATCCTCCTGGTGGCTCCGCTTGTAAGTAATGATACCTCGGGTTTCTGTAGCGCTCGATTCGTTACAAAGCACTCCCGTGTATGTTGTCTCTTGACCCTCCTGAAAGTCTCATGAGGTAGGCGGCATTCTTATTCTGCTTTTAGTTTAGTCATGGGGAGTGGAGGGTTCTAAAGAGATGGACTGAGAAATTCGAACCCAAATCATTCCTCCAAAGTCCGGGCTGGAAATGGGATTCTCCCTTGGATTTTTAGCCTTTTCAATAATTACACTGTGTCTTCAGATGGAGCTGGAAGAGGGAAAAGCAGGCAGTGGACTCCGCCAATATTATCTGTCCAAGATTGAAGAATTGCAGGTGAGGACGGACTCCAGACGTCCAGAGGCATCCCCCTTCTAGGTAGAAAGGGGATGAAGGATTGATGGAGCATGTGTCTACCAATCCATATTATTCCCCTGGGGGCGCAGTGGAAGAAATAACTAGTCAACCATAACAAGTATACAAGTtgtctctggtttctcttcactCCCACCCCTTTGAAAGTAATCAGTATTCAGTTTATTATACATCGTGAAGAGTCCAATTTTAACCTAAAAGGTTCCTTTTAGCCAAAGATTGTTCTTTTTAGAAGAAGCCTGAACGAGTGGGTTTCTTATAAAAGAGAAGACATAAGCTCAGAAAAGATTTAGCACACTGGGGTTGGGGCAGGgtgagaggaggagggcagacaATTGCCCAGTCTGTATAATGCTGATTCCATGGGACTGAATGAAAATTGGGCAACCCAGAGCTCTAGCCTGCAGATCGAGCAAGAACTACAGCAATAAGGAAAATATCGAAGGATAATATTGAAGGAAAATGTTGAAGGACAACCACAAGGACAATTTCTGAACTCTTGGTTCTTTTGCAGCTATCAGGTTTATCATTTTTGAAGTGCTTTTACAGGTGATTTCGTTTGTTCTTCATGATGGTCCTGAAAAGAGGCAGGATAGGTGATGTTATCCATGTGTACTTACAGTTTGGTAACAGACCTTTTAAATGGCTTTCCTTAGCTTTATCTACCTATTAATTGGCAGCAGTGGGGTTAGAATTTAGCCTTCTGACCCAATGATCTTTTCACTCTACCATGTTATTGACCCATGAGAAATTAACTATGACAGCCAGCTGTAACATTTCTCCATTAGGGCTTATTATTCCTGGACCAGCATTAGGACAACTAGCCTGTTTTGAGGCCTGCCCTTGGTCCCAGGGGGAATCTTGGAAGAAAGGATAGTGTCATTAGGAT contains:
- the FTSJ3 gene encoding pre-rRNA 2'-O-ribose RNA methyltransferase FTSJ3, with protein sequence MGKKGKVGKSRRDKFYHLAKETGYRSRSAFKLIQLNRRFQFLQKARALLDLCAAPGGWLQVAAKFMPVSSLIVGVDLVPIKPLPNVVTLQEDITTERCRQALKKELKTWKVDVVLNDGAPNVGASWVHDAYSQAHLTLMALRLACDFLARGGWFITKVFRSRDYQPLLWIFQQLFRRVQATKPQASRHESAEIFVVCQGFLAPDKVDSKFFDPKFAFKEIEVQAKTVTELVTKKKPKAEGYAEGDLTLYHRTSVTDFLRAANPVDFLSKASEILLDDEELAQHPATTEDVRACCQDIKVLGRKELRSLLNWRTKLRRHVAKKLKEQAKAMDISLSSGEEEEEADEESTAGTVQQPSKEEEEEEQLDRTLAEMKAQEVAELKRKKKKLLREQRKQRERVELKMDLPGVSIADEGETGMFSLRTIRGHQLLEEVTQGDMSAADTFLSDVPRDDIYVSDVEDDNTSLDSDLDPEELAGVGGSLRLKDQKRVRFAEVEDGDKEEEEENPLLVPLEERTVLREEQASLWFSKDGFSGLEDDADEAMEISQAQLLYESRRKGRQQLPPPSSLKTEEKPPPCQEKDPAGAGAPSEAEATSGPGGEERDGSSDSDSSSSEDGESWEPKHGKKRSRGPKSDEDGFEIVPIEDPMKRRILDPEGLALGAIIASSKKAKRDLIDDSFSRYTFNEEEGELPEWFVQEEKQHRVRQLPIDKKEVDHYRRRWREINARPIKKVAEAKARKKRRMLKKLEQTKKKAEAVVNTVDISEREKVAQLRSLYKKAGLGREKRQVTYVVAKKGVGRKVRRPAGVRGHFKVVDSRMKKDQRAQQRKEQKKKHRRK